The following are from one region of the Acidobacteriota bacterium genome:
- the hutU gene encoding urocanate hydratase, producing MSTTTAPEPIATRGPRVIRAPRGTEITCLGWQQEAALRMLMNNLDPEVAERPEDLVVYGGSGKAARDWESFDALVATLRRLGCDETMLVQSGKPVAVFRTHRDAPRVLIANSMLVPHWATVDEFRRLEGLGLTMYGQMTAGSWIYIGTQGILQGTFETLAECARQSFGGTLAGTLTVTAGLGGMGGAQPLAVTMNEGVCLVAEVDRSRIDRRLETRYLDEVAESIEDGVARALAAKEAKRAISIAVEANAVDLLEHLLAHGVTPDALTDQTSAHDALVGYYPRDLSFDAAQELRKADPEGYVERSMATMADHVRAMLALQERGAVTFDYGNNLRGQALTAGVENAFDFEGFVPRFIRPLFCEGKGPFRWVVLSGDEEDLAITDQAILETFPEDRALHRWIHMARERVAFQGLPSRICWLGYGERAKAGAVFNELVASGKVKAPIVIGRDHLDCGSVASPNRETEGMRDGSDAIGDWPILNALLNAVNGATWVSVHHGGGVGIGYSLHAGQVVVADGSAEAGERLDRVLTGDPGMGVVRHADAGYEDAIACARERGVDLPMV from the coding sequence ATGAGCACGACAACAGCACCGGAGCCCATCGCCACCCGCGGACCGCGGGTGATCCGCGCCCCGCGCGGCACGGAAATCACCTGTCTCGGCTGGCAGCAAGAGGCCGCCCTGCGGATGTTGATGAACAACCTCGATCCGGAGGTCGCCGAGCGGCCGGAGGATCTGGTGGTGTACGGCGGTTCCGGCAAGGCGGCGCGCGATTGGGAGAGCTTCGACGCCCTCGTCGCCACCCTCCGCCGACTGGGATGCGACGAAACCATGCTGGTGCAGTCGGGCAAGCCGGTGGCGGTGTTCCGTACCCACCGCGACGCACCCCGGGTGCTGATCGCCAACTCGATGCTGGTACCCCACTGGGCGACGGTGGATGAGTTCCGGCGCCTCGAAGGGCTCGGCCTGACCATGTACGGCCAGATGACCGCCGGTTCGTGGATCTACATCGGTACCCAGGGGATTCTGCAAGGCACTTTCGAAACCCTGGCGGAGTGCGCCCGGCAGAGTTTCGGCGGCACCCTGGCGGGAACCTTGACGGTGACCGCCGGCCTCGGCGGAATGGGCGGCGCCCAGCCCCTGGCGGTGACGATGAATGAGGGCGTCTGCCTGGTAGCGGAGGTGGACCGCAGCCGTATCGATCGGCGCCTCGAAACCCGCTACCTGGACGAGGTGGCGGAGTCGATCGAAGACGGCGTGGCCCGCGCGCTAGCGGCGAAAGAAGCCAAACGGGCCATTTCCATCGCCGTCGAGGCCAACGCCGTCGATCTGCTGGAACACCTGTTGGCCCACGGCGTGACGCCGGATGCCTTGACGGACCAGACCTCGGCACACGATGCGCTGGTCGGCTACTACCCGAGGGATCTGTCCTTTGACGCAGCCCAAGAGCTGCGCAAGGCCGACCCGGAGGGTTATGTCGAGCGCTCCATGGCGACCATGGCAGACCACGTGCGGGCGATGCTCGCCCTGCAGGAGCGCGGCGCCGTCACCTTCGACTACGGCAACAATTTGCGCGGCCAGGCGCTGACCGCCGGAGTGGAGAACGCCTTCGACTTTGAAGGTTTCGTGCCGCGCTTCATCCGGCCGCTGTTCTGCGAAGGCAAGGGACCCTTCCGCTGGGTGGTGCTGTCCGGTGACGAGGAAGACCTGGCGATTACCGACCAGGCCATCCTGGAGACCTTTCCGGAGGACCGGGCGCTCCACCGCTGGATCCACATGGCGCGGGAGCGGGTCGCCTTCCAGGGGCTGCCGTCGCGCATCTGCTGGCTGGGTTACGGCGAGCGGGCGAAAGCTGGAGCGGTGTTCAATGAGCTGGTGGCTTCGGGCAAGGTCAAGGCACCGATCGTGATCGGCCGCGACCATTTGGACTGTGGTTCCGTCGCTTCGCCCAACCGCGAAACGGAAGGCATGCGCGACGGCTCCGATGCAATCGGCGACTGGCCGATTCTCAATGCCCTGCTCAACGCCGTCAACGGCGCCACCTGGGTCTCTGTGCACCACGGTGGGGGAGTGGGCATCGGCTACTCGCTGCACGCTGGCCAGGTGGTCGTGGCGGACGGCAGCGCCGAGGCCGGCGAACGTCTGGACCGGGTGTTGACCGGCGACCCGGGGATGGGAGTGGTGCGCCACGCCGACGCGGGCTACGAAGACGCCATTGCCTGCGCGCGGGAACGCGGCGTCGACCTACCCATGGTTTAG